In a single window of the Pocillopora verrucosa isolate sample1 chromosome 4, ASM3666991v2, whole genome shotgun sequence genome:
- the LOC131797263 gene encoding MFS-type efflux pump MSMEG_3705-like: MPTLCISHFRFHACRRFVSLQRRLTSNQLERMASGSCLSVFKADGYAVYVLFLLLGTYLLNQLDRYTLAVSSQPMAQDIHFGDKGCLPYNSTFSSEYKDFCVKSEKGSGEPERNQTTCESKTPHNSTQHVCTWDYDGTGSDYQILAGPVFILVYTISGVPLGFCAGVFHRRNLIVFCLLLWSTMTLLTGFATKYWHLVVLRFILGIGEAGCTPFATSLIADYFPETLRGSAFGVYNWGIYIGYSMAYAFGNFITQANIDSKGWRWVFWIAAAPGFVLGFLMLLTMKEPKRSETSNTQAIVTHPQRELFREKFLLLCRTFMRPSLLILFVAGSIRNAGGYVWAYNTQPYFNKYYPNTNVGKYMSWIPLVGGSFGVVLGGFISDRVIKNRGFYARVWVLLFSQIIAAPFAAGALFLKPPWAFISLIPSNIIGEMWVGVTLTVVVELVPNTIRSPAVAGYLFIISIIGGNVPLLVPPLKEVTSLRTALYILYPGLYLLSSVFFLLTLSSLKRDMRRAKEEEEVIKPLLPETSTEHGGKIL; the protein is encoded by the exons ATGCCAACACTCTGTATTAGTCATTTCCGTTTCCACGCTTGTCGAAGGTTTGTCTCGCTCCAACGGCGGCTAACCTCAAACCAACTTGAAAGAATGGCCTCGGGAAGTTGCTTATCGGTTTTCAAGGCTGATGGTTATGCTgtttatgttttatttcttctcctcGGTACCTATTTGCTGAACCAACTGGATCGATACACTCTTGCAGTGTCTTCACAACCTATGGCGCAAGACATACACTTCGGTGATAAAGGATGCTTGCCTTACAACTCCACATTTTCCTCGGAATACAAAGACTTCTGTGTGAAAAGTGAAAAGGGCAGCGGTGAACCAGAGAGAAACCAAACGAC atgtGAATCAAAAACCCCTCACAATTCCACCCAACATGTGTGCACTTGGGATTATGATGGAACAGGAAGTGACTATCAGATCCTTGCAGGTCCAGTTTTTATCCTGGTGTACACAATCAGTGGGGTTCCACTTGGATTTTGTGCAGGAGTTTTTCACAGAAGAAACCTCattgttttctgtcttttacTGTGGAGCACCATGACATTACTGACAGGTTTTGCCACCAAATATTGGCACTTAGTTGTGCTAAGATTTATTCTTGGCATTGG TGAGGCTGGATGCACTCCATTTGCCACTAGTTTGATTGCTGATTATTTTCCTGAG ACATTACGAGGATCTGCTTTTGGTGTATATAACTGGGGAATCTACATTGGTTACAGCATGGCATATGCCTTTGGTAACTTCATTACACAAGCTAATATTGATAGCAAAGGGTGGAGGTGGGTATTCTGGATTGCAGCTGCACCTGGGTTTGTGCTTGGATTTCTCATGCTGCTAACAATGAAGGAGCCTAAAAGAAGTGAGACGTCAAACACACAG GCAATTGTCACTCACCCACAGCGAGAGTTATTCAGAGAGAAGTTCCTTCTGTTATGCAGAACATTTATGCGTCCCTCCCTGCTCATCTTGTTTGTTGCTGGCTCTATAAGGAATGCCGGAGGCTATGTTTGGGCATACAACACACAGCCTTACTTCAATAAGTATTACCCTAACACTAACGTGGGAAAATATATGAGCTGGATCCCTCTTGTAGGAGGAAGCTTTGGAGTAGTCCTGGGTGGATTCATCTCTGATCGTGTGATTAAAAACCGAGGCTTTTATGCCAGAGTTTGGGTCCTGTTATTCAGCCAG ataatCGCTGCCCCATTTGCTGCAGGAGCCTTATTCTTAAAGCCTCCCTGGGCCTTCATTAGTCTCATTCCCTCAAATATCATTGGTGAGATGTGGGTGGGGGTAACACTCACTGTTGTAGTTGAACTTGTACCAAACACCATCCGTTCACCAGCAGTAGCAGGTTATTTGTTCATCATCAGCATCATTGGTGGTAATGTGCCACTTCTCGTCCCACCTCTGAAGGAAGTCACCAGTCTGCGGACCGCTCTGTACATTCTCTATCCTGGTCTATACCTTCTCAGCTCTGTGTTCTTTCTCTTGACTTTGTCCTCGTTGAAACGCGATATGAGACGAGCTAAGGAGGAAGAGGAAGTGATCAAGCCATTACTGCCTGAGACATCCACTGAACATGGAGGAAAAATCCTATGA
- the LOC131797243 gene encoding glycine receptor subunit alphaZ1, with amino-acid sequence MGIHITFCLLFLLMMFSDAIESKYQLSNLTMTQRLDSLFKRPRYDPRLRPYFNEKPVTVKVGFWVVAIDAINVMDMDFGLDIFLRQRWTDPRLDHGLRDTLSLSNTVISHIWLPDSYFKNAKDASFHDVTTQNMMITIGPGGLVDYNARVTLKASCPMDLRLYPMDVQHCPLIIESYGYDMNNIAYKWEIDSEDGMSFVPSDMKMLPQFKLTKLQLSSLYTTYVIGNWSGVKASFTLQRLYSYQVIHLYGPSALIVTLSWLTFLLPRNQSPARVTLGVTSVLTIVTILTMSNNAMPKVNYVKAIDKYLIVSFLFVFCSLVEYAIVLLLDRGKRKFELRKKEVGNFTDKCAESVRQGNGSRRRKQPAVTLEENVIHAFRNGRAKSASLTNGKCLKCCSDENLGMHVPQTETPSNCGKCWNGVQEYIYREAFIVGVDEFSLKLFSFVFFTFNLFYWLTLFFFPDYIM; translated from the exons ATGGGTATCCACATAACATTTTGTCTACTATTTTTACTGATGATGTTTTCGGATGCGATTGAAAG CAAATATCAGCTATCAAACCTCACTATGACACAGAGACTGGATTCACTATTCAAACGTCCTCGTTATGATCCCAGACTCCGTCCCTACTTCAACG AAAAGCCAGTGACTGTTAAAGTGGGATTCTGGGTAGTAGCAATTGACGCAATTAACGTAATGGACATG GATTTTGGTTTAGACATTTTTCTCCGTCAAAGGTGGACAGATCCGAGGCTTGACCATGGTCTCCGTGATACATTGTCTCTTAGCAACACTGTTATCTCCCACATATGGCTGCCTGATAGCTACTTTAAAAATGCTAAGGATGCAAGCTTTCATGACGTCACCACTCAAAATATGATGATCACCATTGGCCCGGGTGGGTTGGTGGATTATAACGCCAG AGTGACCTTAAAAGCTTCTTGTCCAATGGATCTCAGACTTTACCCTATGGATGTTCAGCACTGTCCTCTGATAATCGAAAGCT ATGGTTATGATATGAACAATATTGCTTACAAGTGGGAAATCGACAGCGAGGATGGCATGTCTTTTGTACCGAGTGACATGAAGATGTTACCTCAGTTCAAACTCACCAAGTTGCAGTTGTCCTCATTATACACCACCTATGTTATTG GTAACTGGTCGGGAGTGAAAGCTTCATTCACCTTACAGCGTCTGTACAGTTACCAAGTGATTCACCTGTACGGACCCAGTGCCCTTATTGTCACACTCTCTTGGCTTACCTTTTTACTGCCTCGGAACCAGTCTCCTGCCCGAGTCACCCTGGGAGTGACGTCAGTGCTCACTATAGTAACCATTCTTACAATGTCTAACAATGCCATGCCCAAG GTAAATTATGTGAAAGCTATTGACAAGTACTTGATTGTATCATTCCTGTTCGTGTTCTGTTCCCTGGTGGAATATGCCATTGTGCTTCTTCTTGATCGAGGAAAACGAAAATTTGAGCTAAGAAAGAAGGAAGTCGGGAACTTCACAGACAAG TGCGCTGAAAGTGTGAGACAAGGTAATGGTAGTAGAAGACGCAAGCAGCCAGCGGTGACACTCGAAGAAAACGTGATCCATGCATTCAGGAACGGAAGAGCAAAATCTGCTAGCCTCACAAATGGAAAGTGTTTAAAATGCTGCTCGGACGAGAACCTGGGGATGCATGTTCCACAAACCGAGACGCCAAGTAATTGTGGGAAATGTTGGAACGGTGTTCAGGAATATATTTATCGCGAAGCTTTTATCGTTGGCGTCGATGAGTTTTCTCTCAAGCTGTTTTCGTTTGTATTCTTTACCTTCAACTTGTTTTATTGGTTaacacttttcttctttcctgATTATATCATGTAG